The Prionailurus bengalensis isolate Pbe53 chromosome D2, Fcat_Pben_1.1_paternal_pri, whole genome shotgun sequence genome window below encodes:
- the GDF10 gene encoding growth/differentiation factor 10 — translation MARGPAGTSPGRRPQLLPLLPLLLLLLRDAGGSHPAPAWSASPAASDGLAGIKDPWRSLGDAATTLGPGAQDMVAVHMLRLYEKYSRRGARPGGGNTVRSFRARLEVVDQKAVYFFNLTSMQDSEMILAATFHFYAEPRWPRAREAPCKQRAKNVSCRLLPLGLPARQHLLFRSLSQNTATQGLLRGAMALAPPPRGLWQAKDISPIVKAARQDGELILSAQLDPGEKAPGVSRPSPHAPYILIYADDLAISEPNSVAVTLQRYDPFQAGDPEPGAAPNSSADPRVRRATQATGPLQDNELPGLDERPAHASHAQHYHKHELWPGPFRALKPRPGRKDRRKKGPDVLMGSSKVLDFDEKTMQKARRKQWAEPRVCSRRYLKVDFADIGWNEWIILPKSFDAYYCAGVCEFPMPKMVRPSNHATIQSIVRAVGIVPGIPEPCCVPDKMNSLGVLFLDENRNVVLKVYPNMSVETCACR, via the exons ATGGCCCGTGGCCCTGCTGGGACGAGCCCGGGAAGGCGGCCCCAACTGTTGCCGCTGCTGCctctgcttctgctgctgctccGGGACGCTGGCGGCAGCCACCCGGCCCCCGCCTGGTCCGCCTCGCCTGCAGCCTCTGATGGTCTGGCTGGGATCAAGGACCCCTGGCGGTCCCTGGGGGACGCGGCCACCACTCTGGGCCCCGGCGCCCAAGACATGGTCGCTGTCCACATGCTCCGGCTTTATGAGAAATACAGTCGGAGGGGCGCGAGGCCAGGAGGGGGCAACACGGTTCGCAGCTTCCGGGCCCGGCTGG AAGTGGTCGACCAGAAGGCTGTGTATTTCTTCAACCTGACTTCTATGCAGGATTCAGAAATGATCCTCGCCGCCACATTCCACTTCTACGCAGAACCTCGGTGGCCCCGGGCACGAGAGGCCCCATGCAAGCAGCGGGCCAAGAATGTGTCCTGCCGCCTACTGCCCCTGGGCCTGCCCGCTCGCCAGCACCTTCTCTTCCGCAGTCTCTCTCAGAACACGGCCACACAGGGGCTGCTCCGCGGGGCCATGGCCCTGGCGCCCCCGCCACGGGGACTGTGGCAGGCCAAGGACATCTCCCCCATCGTCAAGGCAGCCCGCCAAGATGGCGAGCTGATCCTCTCTGCTCAGCTGGATCCTGGGGAGAAGGCCCCAGGGGTGTCCAGGCCCAGCCCGCACGCGCCCTACATCCTCATCTACGCTGACGACCTGGCCATCTCGGAGCCTAACAGTGTGGCAGTGACACTACAGAGATATGACCCCTTCCAGGCTGGGGACCCGGAGCCCGGCGCTGCCCCCAACAGCTCGGCGGACCCCCGCGTGCGCCGGGCCACGCAGGCCACCGGACCCCTCCAGGACAACGAGCTGCCAGGGCTGGACGAGAGGCCGGCGCACGCCTCCCACGCCCAGCACTACCACAAGCACGAACTGTGGCCCGGCCCTTTCCGGGCGCTGAAGCCGCGGCCTGGGCGCAAGGACCGCCGGAAGAAGGGCCCGGATGTGTTGATGGGCTCCTCGAAGGTGCTGGACTTCGACGAGAAGACGATGCAGAAAGCCCGGAGGAAGCAGTGGGCCGAGCCGAGGGTCTGCTCCCGCAGGTATTTGAAGGTGGACTTCGCAGACATCGGGTGGAACGAATGGATCATCTTGCCCAAGTCCTTCGACGCCTACTACTGCGCCGGCGTGTGCGAGTTCCCCATGCCCAAG ATGGTCCGCCCGTCCAACCACGCCACCATCCAGAGCATCGTCAGGGCTGTGGGCATCGTCCCGGGCATCCCAGAGCCTTGCTGCGTTCCCGACAAGATGAACTCTCTTGGGGTCCTCTTCCTGGACGAGAACCGGAACGTGGTTCTGAAGGTGTACCCCAACATGTCTGTGGAGACCTGTGCCTGCCGGTAA